A DNA window from Drosophila sechellia strain sech25 chromosome X, ASM438219v1, whole genome shotgun sequence contains the following coding sequences:
- the LOC116802275 gene encoding uncharacterized protein LOC116802275: MSPGHLVLLQFSMHCFKIIFIYCICVNVLEHLVQRVQEH, from the coding sequence ATGTCCCCTGGCCACTTAGTCCTACTACAGTTCAGCATGCACTGTTTCAAGATCATTTTCATCTATTGCATCTGTGTTAATGTCCTGGAACATCTAGTCCAAAGGGTCCAGGAACACTGA